A window from Pseudomonas kribbensis encodes these proteins:
- the moaB gene encoding molybdenum cofactor biosynthesis protein B → MKAKADVPFAPLNIAVLTVSDTRTLETDTSGQVFVDRLTAAGHNLAERVLLKDDLYKIRAQVAHWIAEDVVQVVLITGGTGFTGRDSTPEAVACLLDKQVDGFGELFRQISVADIGTSTVQSRALAGLANGTLVCCLPGSTNAVRTGWDGILAEQLDSRHRPCNFVPHLKQAAPCESRG, encoded by the coding sequence ATGAAAGCCAAGGCTGATGTACCTTTTGCACCGCTCAATATCGCGGTATTGACGGTCAGCGACACCCGCACTCTGGAAACCGATACTTCCGGCCAGGTCTTCGTCGACCGTTTGACCGCTGCCGGTCACAACCTGGCGGAGCGGGTATTGCTCAAAGATGACCTGTACAAAATCCGCGCGCAAGTTGCCCACTGGATTGCCGAAGACGTTGTGCAAGTGGTGTTGATCACCGGAGGCACAGGCTTTACCGGTCGTGACAGCACACCCGAAGCCGTTGCGTGCCTGCTCGACAAGCAAGTCGATGGTTTTGGTGAGTTGTTCCGACAGATTTCGGTGGCCGATATTGGCACTTCCACTGTGCAATCCCGTGCACTGGCTGGACTGGCCAACGGTACGCTGGTCTGCTGCCTGCCGGGCTCGACCAATGCGGTTCGTACCGGTTGGGATGGCATCCTGGCCGAGCAGCTGGATTCGCGGCATCGCCCGTGCAATTTTGTCCCTCACCTGAAACAGGCGGCTCCTTGTGAATCCCGCGGGTAA
- the mobA gene encoding molybdenum cofactor guanylyltransferase MobA, producing the protein MTSNTQLSPCSVLLLAGGRGQRMGGQDKGLIEWHGEPLIAHLQRKVRPLTDDLIISCNRNRERYAPFADQLVTDDEEDFPGPLAGIRAGLRAARHSHLLVLPCDVPRIDLPLLQSMRETASLHPESPLMLRHDEHWEPLLCVIPVALLPAFEEAWHEGERSPGRLMRSLGAQALICPDNDPRLANLNTPELLSSHNTVSD; encoded by the coding sequence ATGACCTCGAATACGCAACTGTCCCCCTGCTCCGTGCTGCTGCTGGCCGGCGGGCGTGGTCAACGCATGGGTGGCCAGGACAAAGGACTGATTGAATGGCACGGGGAACCGCTGATCGCTCATTTGCAGCGCAAGGTTCGCCCGTTGACCGACGATCTGATCATTTCCTGCAACCGTAATCGCGAGCGCTATGCGCCCTTCGCCGATCAATTGGTGACGGACGACGAAGAAGACTTTCCCGGACCATTGGCCGGCATCCGTGCCGGTTTGCGAGCCGCTCGCCATTCCCATCTGCTGGTGTTGCCGTGCGACGTACCGCGAATCGATCTTCCCCTGTTACAGAGCATGCGCGAGACCGCCAGCCTGCACCCTGAAAGCCCGTTGATGCTGCGTCACGACGAGCACTGGGAACCACTGCTTTGCGTAATTCCCGTGGCGCTTCTGCCCGCATTCGAAGAGGCCTGGCACGAAGGGGAACGCAGCCCTGGCCGGCTCATGCGCAGCCTTGGCGCCCAGGCCCTGATTTGCCCGGACAACGACCCACGGCTGGCCAATCTCAATACCCCGGAACTGTTAAGCTCTCATAACACTGTGTCAGACTGA